One region of Luteolibacter rhizosphaerae genomic DNA includes:
- a CDS encoding NAD-dependent epimerase/dehydratase family protein: protein MESNDRRVLITGAAGFIGAHVARHLSAQGWEVSGLDLRAGEGIIGCDLRSDDLPEETFPHVVHLAALGGVRPSMDRPLDYIETNVSATLRLLEHAVKKGTRRVVFASSSSVYGPTEGRPSREDDVLNPCSPYALTKIQGEEWGRLFAEKHGIDFIALRLFAVWGEGQRPDLALESFRRKIAAGETVQIHGDGRQRRDFTHVSDVVRAIEAALAWQGRGFEVFNVGTGVNHSVNDVLRKAERLAGKRAEVAYGPEHAADVPVTLADVAKAKDLLGWEARVSFPDSAP from the coding sequence ATGGAATCTAACGACAGGAGAGTCTTGATCACAGGTGCGGCGGGATTCATCGGTGCCCATGTCGCCCGTCACCTGAGCGCGCAGGGCTGGGAAGTGAGCGGCTTGGACCTCAGAGCAGGGGAGGGGATCATCGGTTGCGACCTGCGGAGTGATGATCTGCCGGAGGAAACCTTCCCTCATGTCGTCCACCTCGCGGCTTTGGGAGGGGTGAGGCCTTCAATGGATCGACCGCTCGACTACATTGAAACCAATGTGAGTGCGACCCTGCGCTTGCTGGAGCATGCCGTGAAGAAGGGAACCCGGCGCGTCGTCTTCGCTTCTTCTTCCAGCGTCTACGGGCCCACCGAGGGTAGGCCGAGCCGTGAGGACGATGTTCTGAATCCCTGTAGCCCCTATGCTCTAACAAAGATCCAAGGTGAGGAGTGGGGACGTCTCTTCGCGGAGAAGCACGGCATCGACTTCATCGCCTTGCGCCTCTTCGCCGTTTGGGGCGAAGGCCAGCGTCCGGATCTCGCACTGGAATCTTTCCGCCGCAAGATCGCGGCGGGTGAGACGGTACAGATCCATGGCGATGGCCGGCAGCGGCGCGATTTCACGCACGTGTCGGACGTGGTAAGAGCCATCGAGGCCGCCCTGGCTTGGCAGGGCCGGGGCTTCGAGGTCTTCAACGTCGGAACCGGAGTGAACCATTCCGTGAACGACGTGCTCCGCAAGGCCGAGCGCTTGGCCGGAAAGCGAGCGGAGGTGGCCTATGGTCCGGAGCACGCCGCAGACGTGCCAGTGACCCTGGCGGATGTAGCCAAGGCAAAGGACCTCCTTGGCTGGGAAGCCCGCGTGAGCTTCCCGGATTCTGCCCCATAG
- a CDS encoding FHA domain-containing protein, with translation MPRVTITIADRNPQPYRFQLDRMKVNMGRGSDNDIVIDDGSASVTHAVMERIDGGYQLRDLGSTNGIKLDGERRDIIPLRHGLTVKIGDVAFDFTLTEEEREALAREKPAQESPIVREDSVKSLPKPAGGPARPAPAPAARQVIYETQPSASASFFMTLFFLVLAAGAFWLGLSFRYSARHQGGSLMHDLQKSAAGLPVTPPGAKPAEAAPAADPAPAPAEPAK, from the coding sequence ATGCCGCGCGTCACCATCACCATCGCCGATCGCAATCCCCAGCCTTACCGCTTCCAGCTTGACCGCATGAAGGTCAACATGGGCCGGGGCAGCGACAACGATATCGTCATCGACGACGGCTCAGCTTCCGTGACCCACGCGGTGATGGAGCGCATCGACGGCGGCTACCAACTCCGCGATCTGGGCTCCACGAACGGCATCAAGTTGGACGGCGAGCGCCGCGACATCATCCCGCTGCGCCACGGCCTGACGGTGAAGATCGGCGATGTGGCCTTCGATTTCACCCTGACGGAAGAAGAGCGCGAGGCGCTGGCCCGCGAGAAGCCGGCCCAAGAGTCCCCGATCGTCCGGGAGGACTCGGTGAAGTCCCTTCCGAAGCCGGCCGGCGGCCCGGCCCGCCCGGCACCCGCTCCGGCGGCCCGCCAAGTCATCTACGAGACGCAGCCGAGTGCCTCGGCCAGCTTCTTCATGACCCTGTTCTTCCTCGTGCTCGCCGCCGGTGCCTTCTGGCTCGGCCTGTCGTTCCGCTACTCCGCCCGTCATCAGGGTGGATCGCTGATGCACGATCTCCAGAAGTCCGCCGCCGGTCTGCCGGTGACGCCCCCCGGAGCGAAGCCCGCTGAAGCCGCACCTGCTGCGGATCCGGCACCGGCACCCGCCGAGCCCGCGAAGTAA
- a CDS encoding LON peptidase substrate-binding domain-containing protein — MSSLNIPQTCGVMLLPDCTLFPHGGLPLHIFEPRYREMLSDALQGSCFFAVARLTGKETKDPGRCTAPVGTMGLVRASRELDDGTSNLLLHGVIRVRFTEWLDSPYPKARIEPLPSVFEPESQAKAALEALHEASEIVTRELPDDVREALVAMTAQIDDPSILADVMAQQFLHNPDERQDLLEMESAAARVAWICKKFESGSPQ; from the coding sequence GTGTCCTCGCTCAACATCCCCCAGACCTGTGGCGTGATGCTGCTGCCGGACTGCACGCTCTTCCCGCACGGGGGGCTGCCGCTCCACATCTTCGAGCCGCGCTACCGGGAGATGCTTTCGGATGCCCTCCAAGGGAGCTGCTTCTTCGCCGTGGCTCGGCTGACCGGGAAGGAGACGAAGGACCCCGGCCGCTGCACGGCACCGGTGGGTACCATGGGCCTCGTCCGCGCTTCCCGAGAGCTCGACGACGGGACCTCGAACCTGCTGCTCCACGGTGTGATCCGCGTCCGCTTCACCGAGTGGCTGGACTCTCCCTACCCCAAGGCCCGGATCGAGCCCCTGCCCTCCGTCTTCGAACCGGAATCCCAAGCCAAGGCGGCACTTGAAGCGCTCCACGAGGCCTCCGAGATCGTCACCCGCGAGCTTCCGGACGACGTCCGCGAAGCACTGGTCGCGATGACCGCCCAGATCGACGATCCCTCGATCCTGGCGGACGTGATGGCGCAGCAGTTCCTGCACAATCCCGATGAGCGGCAGGACCTGCTGGAGATGGAATCCGCCGCCGCCCGCGTGGCGTGGATCTGCAAGAAATTCGAATCCGGCTCGCCTCAGTAA
- a CDS encoding formylglycine-generating enzyme family protein produces the protein MRVILACLAAGILAGVSNAAEKLLKLDLGGGEGMDLILVPAGNFTQGSPPEEGGRGPDENARPVTISKDFYIGRTAVTRGQWERFVAETRYRSEAESGTSGGYGWNGQALEQRKEFTWKTPGFPQTAEHPVCLLTYPDAEAFCAWLEKKVNRKVTLPTEAQWEYAARAGTTSAWPDGGSGNGAWHKGNAGRGTNPVDSKPANAWDIFICGNVSEWCLDWYAPYPSGAATDPRQDNPNLSDKPRRVLRGGSWNRGASNTRSAARYRADPRSRNADTGFRIVCAVEEKAPPAAVNLPPVESSRPSLPPVDELPAGGESDQTKGPTPVETHTHGPGRRSNGGSVLGALVKGFICFLLPVAIVVITILRAMTRRKPPEQRLVSDAFLNRQSRQIAPPVRKTDDGFWINGEWPEGTLLTIRYLVAGAEVVKEIMYRPGQDGQFIFTGGDPGSVSVVAGSHPVDVVAPPLFTETSRSYERSRKDDDDNDPPVRPPIFPSAY, from the coding sequence ATGAGAGTGATCCTCGCGTGCTTGGCGGCAGGTATTCTGGCCGGTGTTTCGAACGCCGCCGAGAAGCTGCTGAAGCTGGATCTGGGCGGCGGGGAGGGGATGGACCTGATTCTGGTGCCGGCCGGAAACTTCACCCAAGGCTCGCCGCCGGAGGAGGGCGGCCGGGGTCCGGATGAAAACGCGCGGCCGGTGACGATCTCCAAGGACTTCTACATCGGCCGCACTGCCGTGACCCGTGGCCAGTGGGAGCGCTTCGTCGCCGAGACCCGCTATCGCAGCGAGGCGGAGAGCGGCACCAGCGGTGGCTACGGCTGGAATGGGCAGGCGCTGGAGCAGCGGAAGGAATTCACGTGGAAGACCCCGGGCTTTCCCCAGACCGCGGAGCATCCGGTTTGCCTGCTGACCTATCCGGATGCGGAAGCTTTCTGCGCTTGGCTGGAGAAGAAGGTGAACCGCAAGGTGACCCTTCCGACCGAGGCTCAGTGGGAATATGCGGCCCGCGCAGGCACCACCAGCGCTTGGCCGGATGGCGGCAGCGGCAATGGAGCTTGGCACAAGGGTAATGCCGGACGGGGAACGAATCCCGTGGACTCAAAGCCCGCGAATGCGTGGGACATTTTCATCTGCGGGAACGTCTCGGAATGGTGCTTGGATTGGTACGCGCCCTATCCATCGGGAGCCGCCACTGATCCGCGGCAGGACAACCCGAATCTGAGCGACAAGCCGCGGCGGGTGCTGCGGGGTGGTTCTTGGAATCGCGGTGCAAGCAATACCCGCAGCGCCGCGCGTTACCGGGCGGATCCGCGGAGCCGGAATGCGGATACCGGCTTCCGGATCGTCTGCGCGGTGGAGGAAAAGGCACCGCCCGCCGCCGTGAACTTGCCCCCGGTGGAATCCTCCCGTCCTTCGCTTCCACCCGTCGATGAACTGCCTGCAGGCGGAGAGTCCGACCAGACCAAGGGACCGACCCCGGTTGAAACACACACTCATGGGCCCGGGCGTCGTTCAAACGGTGGCTCGGTGCTCGGCGCTTTGGTGAAAGGCTTCATTTGCTTTCTCCTGCCGGTGGCCATCGTCGTCATCACAATCCTGCGGGCCATGACACGGCGAAAGCCCCCTGAGCAGAGGCTCGTCTCCGATGCCTTCCTGAACCGGCAATCGCGCCAAATCGCTCCTCCCGTCCGCAAGACGGACGATGGATTTTGGATCAATGGCGAGTGGCCGGAAGGCACGCTGCTGACCATCCGCTACTTGGTGGCAGGGGCAGAGGTGGTGAAGGAGATCATGTATCGCCCGGGGCAGGACGGGCAGTTCATCTTTACGGGCGGAGATCCAGGCTCGGTGAGCGTGGTGGCAGGAAGTCATCCGGTCGATGTGGTGGCACCGCCCCTCTTCACCGAAACCAGCCGGAGCTATGAGCGGAGCCGGAAGGATGACGACGACAATGATCCTCCCGTGCGCCCGCCCATCTTTCCCTCCGCTTACTGA
- the rarD gene encoding EamA family transporter RarD, whose product MDRKDGVLSAIAAFILWGVLPIFWKAMVFLPPASIIAHRTIWSLVALLPVLAYQRQVGTVIRGISSWRGVGWHLLSGCLLASNWLLYVWATLNDRILEGALGYYLNPFLNMLFGALFFGERQTRLQMIAVAVAAVGVGFQFEAVQGVPWVALVLATTFALYAVVRKKAPLAALPGLAAETALLAPVALLWLIWQGSQGAALFGGSTGTVLLVLSTGIATATPLLCFGHAARTISLTTLGILQFIGPTLQFLIGWQLYGEPMNPMRMLSFGLIWAAVAIYAGEAIYRSKKKAAPDGAAS is encoded by the coding sequence ATGGACCGGAAGGACGGGGTGCTGAGCGCGATCGCCGCCTTCATCCTGTGGGGCGTGCTGCCGATTTTCTGGAAGGCGATGGTTTTCCTGCCGCCCGCCTCGATCATCGCCCACCGCACCATCTGGTCCTTGGTGGCGCTGCTGCCGGTGCTGGCCTACCAGCGGCAGGTCGGCACGGTCATCCGCGGGATCTCATCCTGGCGCGGGGTAGGCTGGCACCTACTCTCGGGCTGCCTGCTAGCCTCGAACTGGCTGCTCTATGTCTGGGCCACCCTCAACGACCGGATTCTGGAGGGAGCGCTGGGTTACTACCTGAATCCCTTCCTGAACATGCTCTTCGGCGCGCTCTTCTTCGGCGAGCGCCAGACGCGCCTGCAGATGATCGCCGTGGCCGTGGCGGCCGTGGGGGTGGGCTTTCAGTTCGAGGCGGTGCAGGGCGTGCCTTGGGTGGCGCTGGTGTTGGCCACCACCTTCGCGCTCTACGCGGTGGTCCGGAAGAAGGCCCCCCTCGCCGCGCTCCCCGGTCTGGCGGCAGAGACCGCCCTGCTCGCACCGGTCGCCCTGCTGTGGCTTATCTGGCAGGGCTCGCAGGGAGCCGCACTTTTCGGCGGGAGCACCGGCACGGTTCTTCTGGTTCTCAGCACGGGGATCGCCACGGCCACTCCACTGCTCTGCTTCGGCCACGCGGCCCGGACGATCTCACTCACCACCCTGGGTATCCTGCAATTCATCGGCCCCACCCTACAGTTCCTCATCGGCTGGCAGCTTTACGGCGAGCCCATGAACCCGATGCGGATGCTTTCCTTCGGCCTGATCTGGGCGGCGGTGGCGATCTACGCCGGCGAGGCCATCTACCGGAGCAAAAAGAAAGCCGCCCCGGACGGAGCGGCTTCCTGA
- a CDS encoding glycosyltransferase family 4 protein, with translation MQGAEVLSGIRAIHWPALDLAATDERLSVYQVVTSLQHGGAEKIARELALELPRQQVATRLVVLGKPHRKTLEMPEGTLDLSGLPRSGRAKALIKHAITEGVDVLHVHLTDADETRVLAGSGIPLIASVHNSRQGWPRDWDRLRKDDLSLMLACSQAAETELREAMPGVPVRTVWNGIRPYEFPETPLPGSGDGFTLACVANPRPQKRLDRLPAIIASTRAELQKHGVVLPLRLVIAGETSPLLQEAVECRDAVDREAAAHGIDLTWTDGKVPVREVLASCHALVSCSAYEGLSLAHLEALSSGRPVIACDTGGTRELAWRNPALKLLPADAPPEVFAKALADALLDPPPSAHRMIWRDFTSERVAARVAKFARVVASRPESESKTIWFVSNNLSMGGAQSSLKRLTKSFHGRGIRVRLALLQEYPEHPTAGRQELLEHGIDVFVPPPAGLIDAQESAALILDEIAADPPGAVVFWNAITTHKLLLADALPFARVYDISPGEMWFSSFERTMENPPPALPCRLPADYGRLLESFTVKYSAEAERARAIGAPVKVIPNGVIMPNEVRRRPCVEGAFVFGTAARISPQKRLDELIAAFRLALPELPDAVLRIAGGVETGAEECAAELRLMAQGLPVEWLGELSDIGSFHAGCDVFVMVSDPAGCPNASLEALASGLPVVATDVGGASEQVIDGVNGLLVPARDVPALAKAMVEITRDARRRDEMSAAAREHIRSHFTVERMTEDYLQLFFPDGI, from the coding sequence ATGCAAGGGGCCGAGGTCCTCTCGGGGATACGGGCGATTCATTGGCCGGCCCTCGACCTCGCCGCGACGGACGAGCGGCTCTCCGTCTATCAGGTCGTGACAAGTCTTCAGCATGGTGGTGCCGAGAAGATTGCGCGGGAACTCGCACTGGAGCTGCCCCGCCAGCAGGTGGCCACACGTTTGGTGGTGCTGGGCAAGCCACACCGCAAAACCTTGGAGATGCCCGAAGGAACCTTGGATCTTTCGGGCTTACCTCGCTCGGGACGAGCAAAGGCCCTGATCAAACATGCAATCACCGAGGGCGTGGATGTGCTGCATGTGCATCTCACGGACGCGGACGAGACCCGCGTCTTGGCCGGTTCTGGCATCCCTCTCATCGCAAGCGTCCATAATTCGCGACAGGGCTGGCCGCGAGATTGGGATCGTTTGCGGAAGGATGACCTTTCCCTCATGCTGGCCTGCTCGCAGGCAGCGGAAACCGAGTTGCGGGAAGCAATGCCCGGAGTACCGGTGCGCACGGTATGGAACGGCATCCGCCCCTATGAGTTCCCGGAGACGCCGCTGCCCGGCTCCGGAGATGGTTTCACGCTCGCCTGTGTGGCGAATCCGCGTCCGCAGAAGCGGCTCGATCGTCTGCCCGCCATCATCGCCTCGACCCGTGCCGAGCTTCAGAAACACGGGGTGGTTCTCCCGCTGCGTCTGGTGATCGCCGGTGAGACCTCACCCCTGCTCCAGGAAGCGGTGGAATGCCGTGACGCCGTGGATCGGGAAGCTGCGGCTCATGGAATCGATCTGACTTGGACCGATGGCAAGGTCCCGGTGCGCGAGGTTTTGGCGTCCTGCCATGCTCTGGTCTCCTGCAGCGCTTATGAGGGGCTGAGCCTCGCCCATCTCGAAGCACTCTCCAGCGGCAGGCCGGTGATTGCCTGTGATACCGGCGGCACCCGCGAACTGGCATGGCGGAATCCCGCTCTGAAATTGCTTCCGGCGGATGCCCCGCCCGAGGTCTTCGCGAAGGCGCTCGCGGATGCTTTGCTGGATCCGCCGCCTTCCGCGCATCGCATGATCTGGCGCGACTTCACGAGCGAGCGGGTGGCAGCACGTGTGGCGAAGTTTGCCCGGGTGGTGGCCTCGCGTCCCGAGAGCGAGAGCAAGACCATCTGGTTCGTCTCGAACAATCTCTCGATGGGTGGCGCGCAGTCCTCGCTGAAGCGCTTGACGAAGTCCTTCCATGGTCGCGGCATCCGCGTGCGCCTCGCGTTGCTGCAAGAGTATCCCGAGCATCCAACCGCGGGGCGGCAGGAGTTGCTGGAGCATGGGATCGATGTCTTTGTGCCGCCGCCCGCCGGCTTGATCGATGCACAGGAGTCCGCAGCGCTGATCTTGGATGAGATAGCCGCTGATCCACCGGGAGCCGTGGTCTTCTGGAACGCGATCACCACCCACAAGTTGCTACTCGCGGATGCCCTGCCCTTCGCTCGGGTTTACGACATTTCACCGGGTGAGATGTGGTTCAGCTCCTTTGAGCGCACTATGGAGAATCCACCGCCCGCTCTGCCCTGCCGCCTGCCTGCGGACTATGGTCGCCTTCTGGAGAGCTTCACGGTGAAGTACTCCGCGGAGGCGGAGCGGGCGCGGGCGATCGGCGCTCCGGTGAAGGTCATCCCGAATGGTGTGATCATGCCGAACGAAGTGAGGCGTCGTCCGTGCGTTGAAGGGGCATTCGTGTTCGGCACGGCTGCGCGGATCAGCCCGCAAAAGCGCCTCGACGAGTTGATCGCCGCCTTCCGCCTGGCCCTCCCCGAGCTGCCGGATGCCGTCTTGCGCATCGCAGGCGGAGTCGAGACCGGTGCGGAAGAATGCGCGGCGGAACTGCGACTCATGGCCCAGGGCCTACCGGTCGAGTGGCTCGGGGAGCTGAGCGATATCGGCTCCTTCCATGCCGGGTGTGACGTCTTCGTGATGGTCTCCGATCCCGCCGGTTGCCCGAATGCCTCGCTTGAGGCTTTGGCCTCCGGTCTCCCCGTGGTGGCCACGGATGTGGGCGGTGCCTCCGAGCAGGTCATCGATGGCGTGAACGGCTTGCTCGTGCCCGCCCGCGATGTGCCTGCCTTGGCCAAGGCAATGGTGGAGATCACCCGCGATGCACGGCGGAGGGATGAAATGAGTGCCGCTGCCCGCGAACACATCAGGAGTCACTTCACGGTCGAGCGGATGACCGAGGACTACCTGCAACTTTTCTTCCCGGATGGAATCTAA
- a CDS encoding LamG-like jellyroll fold domain-containing protein, which yields MKIRSLSSAGIVCCLLATASRAAVFPYAEYHLGETGSLAGGDFRPQDSSGANRHLNQAQASNASSLVSNAVSPAAIGSTACLDTSAAGHQSWGGFETFSNLPTDNFAFGIFAQSSGSSYAPVFALGDIQGAYIILQNGDRWSTTAYRGSGIQGQPQSFTPDTWAHLAVIRQNGVTKFYVNGVDQGGSFTMPPVHRDGMLSKNFYTETFSSFDGLLDEARVVTFPANEPTANILSALQAGAPTPAFIRVGSTGSVPMATLLPTETSVFRIGGAVQDFMHVTGANGMQVAGTAPEKHIIQIQREGTLANGRYPLIGFSGTIGGQGLAGLQLAEIPGRIAETLEINPATSTIDLVISGAEGVTWTGANSALWDKAATNWVLGGTSTTTQFLDADDVKFDDSAAGTVNAITVAEGMAPAALTVDGSENFSFSGFPLSLSGPLTKKGTGTLTLANGFSGSSAIAIQGGTLSVGDGGTGGSIGTGPISLGSGQLVVNRSGDVSLPNAFTGPGSIAKQGSGRLIIQSPTLLNGVTLSAGQIGAGRVNLFGGVTIAAGASLDYRGFTPDWIPPVINGSGVNGEGAIVNSGAFFTMRETLQLGSDAAVGGGMGMKNRGPVTYNDPYPQTYPCFITGNHKFSKVGGGTFSFYKTTVTVKDIEILSGSLLADQHSAINNTYPGTITIHSGASLEFGNEITYDPTVQAASCAKPIVLKGGTVATAGGPMLSAAVGSIQLDASGGTLVAERFSFNAAPNGPVPTANLHVTGVVSGSGSLTVGGYGFVSLTQAPAYAGDTTILGQPGNNYGRLWLAAPGLADTSTVSIADGATLNLIFNGTDTVRRLFLNGVQQQPGVYGSSNISGRIIGQGTLTVTEGPAAPPYQLWATASGIAGAAADVDSDGDGISNGLEFVLGGNPSSPDVNPNGLMPTITRTGNTMKFIYRRTDASSANYAMRVETNANPATNNWVSTADNPYNPQVLVESDGFGPGVDKVTVTISTVGAAKLFARLKIDIP from the coding sequence ATGAAAATCCGGTCTCTCTCCTCCGCCGGCATCGTCTGCTGCCTTCTTGCGACAGCTTCCCGTGCGGCAGTCTTCCCGTACGCGGAGTATCATCTCGGCGAGACCGGAAGCCTGGCCGGAGGCGACTTCAGGCCACAGGACAGCAGCGGCGCAAATCGCCATCTGAACCAAGCCCAAGCCAGCAACGCCAGTTCCTTGGTCAGCAACGCGGTATCGCCAGCCGCGATCGGTTCAACCGCCTGCCTCGATACCAGTGCGGCGGGTCATCAGTCTTGGGGCGGTTTTGAAACATTCTCCAATTTGCCGACGGACAACTTTGCTTTCGGCATCTTCGCCCAGTCTTCAGGCTCCAGCTACGCTCCTGTCTTCGCTCTCGGCGATATTCAGGGAGCTTACATCATCCTTCAGAACGGGGACAGATGGAGCACTACCGCGTATCGCGGCAGCGGAATCCAAGGACAGCCCCAAAGCTTCACTCCGGACACATGGGCCCACCTCGCTGTGATCCGTCAGAACGGGGTGACCAAATTCTACGTGAACGGTGTGGATCAAGGAGGATCCTTCACCATGCCCCCGGTTCACCGGGATGGCATGCTCTCCAAGAATTTCTACACGGAGACCTTCAGCTCTTTCGACGGCCTGCTCGATGAGGCTCGGGTGGTCACCTTCCCCGCCAACGAACCGACGGCGAACATTCTCTCGGCGCTGCAGGCGGGTGCCCCGACTCCGGCATTCATCCGGGTGGGTAGCACCGGGAGCGTGCCGATGGCCACCCTGCTGCCGACGGAAACCTCGGTGTTCCGGATCGGCGGGGCGGTGCAGGATTTCATGCACGTCACCGGGGCCAACGGCATGCAGGTAGCGGGAACCGCCCCGGAAAAACACATCATCCAGATCCAGCGCGAAGGAACGCTCGCAAACGGACGCTATCCGTTGATCGGCTTTTCCGGCACGATCGGCGGGCAGGGCTTGGCCGGCCTGCAGCTTGCGGAGATCCCGGGACGCATCGCGGAAACACTCGAGATCAACCCGGCAACCTCGACGATCGATCTGGTGATCAGCGGTGCGGAAGGCGTCACTTGGACCGGAGCCAACAGCGCCCTCTGGGACAAAGCGGCCACGAACTGGGTTCTGGGCGGCACCAGCACGACGACGCAGTTCCTCGACGCGGACGATGTGAAGTTCGACGACTCCGCCGCCGGGACAGTCAATGCGATCACCGTGGCCGAAGGAATGGCACCCGCCGCGCTGACGGTGGATGGCAGCGAGAACTTCAGCTTCAGTGGTTTCCCGCTCAGTCTGAGCGGCCCACTGACGAAGAAGGGCACGGGCACGCTGACTCTGGCGAACGGCTTCTCCGGCAGCAGCGCGATCGCGATTCAAGGAGGTACCCTGAGCGTGGGTGATGGCGGGACTGGTGGCAGCATCGGCACCGGGCCGATCAGCCTTGGCAGCGGGCAACTGGTGGTGAACCGGAGTGGCGATGTGAGCCTGCCGAATGCCTTCACGGGGCCCGGCAGCATCGCGAAGCAGGGGTCGGGACGACTGATCATCCAGAGCCCGACCTTGCTCAACGGGGTGACACTGTCCGCCGGCCAGATCGGGGCGGGCCGGGTCAATCTTTTTGGCGGCGTAACTATCGCCGCGGGTGCCAGCTTGGACTACAGGGGCTTCACTCCGGACTGGATTCCCCCCGTAATCAATGGCAGCGGCGTGAATGGCGAAGGGGCGATCGTGAATAGCGGTGCTTTCTTCACGATGCGGGAGACCCTCCAACTGGGTAGCGATGCAGCCGTGGGCGGCGGCATGGGCATGAAAAACCGGGGCCCGGTCACCTACAACGATCCTTACCCGCAAACCTACCCCTGCTTCATCACCGGTAACCACAAGTTCAGCAAGGTGGGCGGCGGCACCTTCTCCTTTTACAAGACGACGGTGACCGTGAAGGACATCGAGATCCTGAGCGGCAGCCTCTTGGCCGATCAGCACAGCGCGATCAACAACACCTACCCCGGCACGATCACGATCCATAGCGGCGCCTCGCTCGAATTCGGAAACGAGATCACTTACGATCCCACGGTGCAGGCGGCCAGTTGCGCCAAGCCGATCGTGCTCAAGGGCGGAACGGTGGCGACGGCTGGCGGCCCGATGCTTAGCGCCGCGGTCGGGAGCATCCAGCTTGATGCATCCGGAGGCACGCTGGTGGCGGAACGGTTCAGCTTTAACGCTGCCCCGAACGGTCCGGTACCCACGGCCAATCTACACGTGACCGGAGTGGTCTCCGGGAGCGGCTCGCTGACGGTCGGAGGCTACGGCTTCGTTAGCCTGACCCAAGCGCCCGCCTATGCCGGCGATACCACGATCCTAGGGCAGCCGGGCAACAACTATGGCCGTCTTTGGCTCGCAGCTCCCGGCTTGGCGGACACTTCCACGGTGAGCATCGCCGATGGTGCGACCCTGAATCTGATATTCAACGGTACGGACACGGTACGCAGGCTCTTCCTCAATGGCGTTCAGCAGCAGCCGGGAGTCTATGGCAGCAGCAACATCAGCGGCCGCATCATCGGCCAAGGCACCTTGACGGTGACGGAAGGTCCCGCGGCACCGCCCTATCAACTGTGGGCCACGGCGAGTGGCATTGCCGGGGCAGCCGCAGATGTCGACTCCGATGGAGATGGCATCAGCAATGGCCTCGAGTTCGTCCTGGGCGGAAACCCCAGCAGTCCGGATGTCAATCCCAACGGCCTGATGCCGACGATCACGCGGACCGGAAACACGATGAAGTTCATTTACCGGCGGACCGATGCTTCATCCGCGAACTATGCGATGCGGGTGGAAACAAACGCCAATCCCGCCACCAATAACTGGGTCTCCACCGCTGACAATCCCTACAACCCGCAGGTCCTGGTGGAAAGCGATGGCTTCGGACCGGGTGTCGACAAAGTCACGGTGACCATTAGCACCGTAGGAGCAGCCAAGCTGTTCGCCCGACTGAAGATCGATATCCCCTGA
- a CDS encoding bactofilin family protein, translating into MANATNVLASGIEITGSIRFSNDMIIDGKIEGEIISEKGRVTIGENAMIKGNVTAGDVKVFGKVEGKITGERCELKAKSRLDGDIKAKMFSMEEGAQLSGRTEIG; encoded by the coding sequence ATGGCCAATGCAACGAACGTGCTCGCGAGCGGGATCGAAATCACCGGCTCCATCCGCTTCTCCAATGACATGATCATCGACGGGAAGATCGAGGGCGAGATCATCTCCGAAAAGGGCCGCGTGACCATCGGCGAGAACGCCATGATCAAGGGCAATGTGACCGCCGGCGACGTGAAGGTCTTCGGCAAGGTCGAGGGCAAGATCACCGGCGAGCGCTGCGAACTGAAGGCCAAGTCCCGCCTCGATGGCGACATCAAGGCCAAGATGTTTTCGATGGAGGAAGGCGCCCAGCTTTCCGGCCGCACCGAGATCGGTTGA